From one Humulus lupulus chromosome 8, drHumLupu1.1, whole genome shotgun sequence genomic stretch:
- the LOC133798423 gene encoding dof zinc finger protein DOF3.6-like translates to MVFSSVPHVYLDPPNWPQQPNHDHQHQQQQQQQQQNSSRNDQNSQLPPPPPLPTAGGGVGGGSAGSIRPGSMADRARLAKIPQPETALKCPRCDSTNTKFCYFNNYSLTQPRHFCKTCRRYWTRGGALRNVPVGGGCRRNKRSRGTNRSKSPAPDRQTPGSCSANTAAVTSNGSGSGDMLGHLGPQQTLPHLSFLPNLHHHLGEYGSSGDIGLNFGGLPPQVGNTGGGDDIEFQINGNGGGGGGGGSGLGDHQQWRLQHQVHQFPFMATSLEPPTRLYPFEHHQGGENGEPQRYVGGVGQLHSKPLDTQEVAATAVKVEGNNIHQQGLNNLSRNFLGSLGLNDHHQFLGGGSGGNINAWTDLSSFASSTNHLL, encoded by the exons ATGGTTTTCTCATCTGTTCCTCATGTCTATCTGGATCCACCCAACTGGCCAcag CAACCGAATCATGATCATCAACAtcaacagcagcagcaacaacaacaacagaatAGCAGTCGGAATGACCAGAATTCTCAGCTTCCTCCACCTCCACCACTGCCAACAGCCGGAGGAGGTGTTGGTGGGGGTAGTGCAGGCTCCATAAGGCCTGGTTCGATGGCAGATCGAGCCCGTCTAGCCAAGATACCGCAACCTGAGACGGCCCTAAAATGCCCTCGTTGCGATTCCACCAACACTAAATTTTGCTATTTCAACAACTACAGTCTCACGCAGCCTCGCcacttctgcaagacttgccgcCGGTACTGGACTAGAGGAGGAGCCTTAAGAAACGTGCCGGTCGGCGGAGGCTGCAGGAGGAACAAGAGGAGTAGAGGAACAAACAGATCGAAATCGCCTGCGCCTGACCGCCAAACCCCAGGTTCGTGCTCAGCAAACACTGCCGCGGTCACTTCTAATGGCAGCGGCAGTGGCGATATGTTGGGCCATTTGGGTCCACAGCAGACGCTACCTCACTTGTCCTTTCTGCCAAATCTTCATCATCATCTGGGAGAGTACGGATCTTCCGGTGATATCGGCTTGAATTTCGGGGGACTTCCTCCGCAGGTGGGGAACACAGGTGGAGGTGATGATATTGAATTTCAGATTAATGGGAACGgaggcggtggtggtggtggaggcAGCGGACTTGGTGATCATCAGCAGTGGAGACTGCAGCATCAAGTGCATCAATTTCCTTTCATGGCGACGAGTTTGGAACCACCAACTAGGTTGTACCCGTTCGAACATCATCAGGGCGGAGAAAATGGAGAGCCGCAGAGATACGTGGGCGGAGTAGGACAGCTCCATTCCAAGCCATTGGATACTCAAGAGGTGGCGGCCACCGCAGTGAAGGTGGAAGGGAATAATATTCATCAACAAGGGCTGAATAATCTGTCCAGAAATTTTTTGGGAAGTCTTGGATTAAATGATCATCATCAGTTCTTAGGTGGTGGCAGTGGTGGTAATATTAATGCATGGACCGACCTCTCTTCTTTCGCATCTTCTACCAACCATCTATTATAG
- the LOC133796041 gene encoding geranylgeranyl transferase type-2 subunit beta 1-like produces MQVLALFDKLDVLDIEKVSNSIKSNVAGLQNEDGSFSGDEWGEVDTRFSDIAICCLALVHQLNKINVEKAVKYIVSCKNLDGGFGCTPGGESHAGQIFCCVGALAITGSLHDIDKDLLEWWLCERQVKSGGLNGRPETLPDVCYSWWVLSSLIMIDRVHWINKEKLVKFILDCQGHFHSYL; encoded by the exons ATGCAAGTTTTAGCCCTCTTTGACAAGCTTGATGTTCTAGACATTGAGAAGGTGTCAAATT CTATTAAATCAAATGTTGCTGGGCTGCAAAATGAAGATGGATCATTTTCCGGGGATGAATGGGGTGAAGTTGATACAAG ATTCTCCGATATTGCAATATGCTGCCTTGCATTGGTGCATCAGTTGAATAAAATTAATGTTGAGAAGGCTGTGAAGTATATAGTTAGTTGCAAAAACCTGGATGGTGGATTTGGATGTACACCGGGTGGAGAGTCTCATGCTGGGCAAA TTTTCTGTTGTGTGGGAGCTCTTGCTATTACAGGGTCTCTGCATGATATCGACAAAGACCTTCTCGAGTGGTGGTTGTGTGAGCGGCAAGTCAAATCTGGAGGTCTTAATGGGCGCCCAGAGACACTTCCAGAT GTCTGCTATTCATGGTGGGTCCTTTCTAGCCTGATCATGATTGACAGAGTACATTGGATTAACAAGGAAAAACTTGTGAAGTTCATCTTAGACTGCCAG GGACATTTTCACTCTTACCTCTGA